GGTTTGTTTGATCATCGCTTGGCCACCTCGAAAAGGATAGTCACTATAGAGCTTAACCATCATCCCTGTATTTTGTTCGCGAATCTTCCATCCTAACTTCATCAAGAATGTTGCGGGTAAAGGAATTGCGCCTGTAATATTGAGATAATTATGAGAAACAGAAATGCCATCAACCTCTTGGGCGCGATCGACCACTTCAGAGCTATACAGATTTCTCGCTTCTTGGATTAAATTAGAATAGGAAATTGCTGTTGATATTGCTTGATATTTAATTAAATTTGATGACATTTGATAGGTGTTTGCTAAACCGATACCAATACTAAAACAAAATAATATAATCAGGAACAAAATAGTATGTTTATAAGAAAATGAGTTTAATTTTTGAAGTAATTTATGAATGAAGTTATCCATCCTGTTATCGATCAACTCTAGTAGGTCTGTTTTAACATATAATTAAGTTTCGTCAATGAGTAGTTGTTGTATAATTGACTATTACCCGATCTCCAATACTGAACGAGGAGGAAGATTCATGAGTCGCAACTACCCCACAGAGGCCATTGAAAACTTAGCGGCAGAAATCGGTGAAAATGTTTATATAGATATTGCCAAATGGCATCTTTATCTTAATGATGCCCATCTTCATACCCCTTTAGCCGAGCGTCTCTATCCTTTATTAGCAGAAGATAGTCTCGAAGAAAACAAAGTGTTGGAAATTTTGCAAGAAATAACTGTAAAATTAGGGGGAGGACGCAGACAAATTGCCCTGTTAAATTTAATGCCCATGCAGGCACAGCTAAATTTAATGGATTTACTTGAAGAATTTCAAAGTAACCTTTAATGCTATATTATACGGCGATTGTTCTCGATCCCTCTTCTGTCAAAGACAGGAAAGGAAATGTTCAGGGGTGGAAGATTATCGACATTTACGGAGGAAAATACCACTGTCGCCTACTTGGGCTGAAGGAGAGGACGGTTGTATCGGTTAGTGATGTCGCCATAGCCCACCTGCTCTTCCCACAACCGGAAGAAGACTAATGAAAAAATTACAAGTTGTCAAGACAGCCACCGGTAAATTTGACCGGGTGGCCAAAACCGTGACGCTTGAAAACCGGGAAGGAAGAGTCTGGTTACGGTGGACCTTTGGGGGCAAGCGTTACTCATTGACCATCCCAGGGGGAATTACCCAAGCGGCGATCGCCTCAGCTTACGCTAGAGCCAATGCGATCGCCGCCGATATCGCCCTCGGTAAGTTCGACCCAAGCCTGATCGCCTACGACCCCAACCGAGAAGCGCGGGCCGAACAACTGCGGCTGAAGAACCAACCCACCATTCGGGAACTGTGGGAGAAGTACAAAATCAAGCAGTTAAAACTGACCTCCAAAACCACCCAGAAAAGCGTTTGGGTAGAGATTGACCGGGCACTGGATGCCTTATCCAGTAATGCCTTGAAGCTTGAGAGTCTGGATAATCTAGGCGATGAGTATATGAAGCTCTACGCGATCGCCACCTGCCACCGTCATTTCGAGTCACTGCAACCAGCCATCCGGTTGCACCTTCCCAACATTAAACTCAAGCCCCAACTTCCCAAGAGGGTAAAACGCCCTATCGAATGGTTCCCCCCGGATGAAGTCAAAGTCATATTACAAGCGTTCAAAACCGACCGTTTTTCCTCTCCCTTTGCCCCAGTTCCCCACAGCTACTACTACCCCTATGTCTGTTTCCTCGCTCATACCGGGTGCAGACCCGAAGAAGCGATCGCCCTGCTGTGGTCAGATTTGTTCTGGCTGCGCGATCGGGCCGGTTGCGAAGCCTCCATCACCAAAGTCTTCTCCAAAAAGGTCCTCAAACCCTACACCAAGAACCACCTCATCCGAAACATCCCCATCTCCCTAGCCCTTCAAGACATATTAGAGGAGCGAAAGAAGCGATCGGGCTTAGTCTTCCCCTCTCCCCAAAAAAAGCACATCGATCAGAGCAACTTCTCCAGTCGCGTCTGGAACTGCGTCCTCCACTCCCTAGTTGCAGAGGGAGAAATCCGCAAGCGACTACGCCCCTACTGCCTACGTCACTCCTTCGTCACCAATATCCACCATGAGCATGGAGTTCCCTTCCCCACCATTGCCCACCTGATTGGCGACAAAATTGAAACCGTCATCCGGTTTTACTCAGGAACCAAACCCCTTACCACCCAAACCTTCCCCAACCTCTATTAAAACCCCTTCAAACTGGTACGATTTTGGATCGAAAATTCCCCACCCGATTCCCCACCCTGTAAGGGGTCGCCAGTCCTGTCCTCAGAAAAAAACTGCCCCAAAGTGGTACGATTTTGGTACAGGGGTATTTTTAGAGAAAAATTTCAAACGGCTGAAACCCTTGCTGTGACTGGGATGGACGTAACGGGACTCGAACCTGTGACTTCCACGATGTCAACGTGGCGCTCTAACCAACTGAGCTATACGTCCTTAGGACAATTAGGATAGCACAATTTGAAATATCGATCAAGCATCTCAACTGTTATACACAACCAGCCACAGATCCCGAATTCAAAGTATCACCCTAGCAAAATCGACAAAACTTAAGATAAGGTAAGTCAAGAGTAGACCCCAAGAAACTCCACCATGGAATCTAAAATTGATTGCGCCAAAGCCTGTATCAACGGATGTGTCCTAGGTGACCAATGCCCAAACCAAGAATATGCTCAACAAGCCTCAAACTTCATCCAAGAAACTTCCCTTGATCAAATGCTGGCCATAGCAGATGAGGCTCTACGAAAAAAAAGAATGGCTCCTCCCCAATGGATTATCCCTGAATCTATAGATTCGGCAGATTCCTAGACTGATCTGCTATTCCCAGGATGCCCTGAATATGAGACGCTATTGATAGCCTTTCCATCCGTTGGAGTGTTTATGCAAACTCTACCGAATCCTATCCAAACTCAATCCCCATCTTCACCAACAGTCTCCACTACCATTGAGCGCCGGAAAACTCGGCCGGTCAAAGTGGGCAATATTACGATTGGGGGAGGGCATCCTGTTGTTGTGCAATCGATGATCAATGAAGATACCCTAGATATTGAAGGGTCAGTTGCTGCTATCCGTAGATTGCATGAAATTGGCTGTGAAATAGTGCGGGTCACGGTTCCCAGTCTGGCTCATGCGAAAGCGCTCAATGATATTAAACAAAAACTCAACAATACCTATCAACCGGTTCCTTTGGTTGCTGATGTTCACCACAATGGCATGAAAATTGCCCTGGAAGTAGCCAAGCATGTAGATAAGGTGCGGATTAACCCAGGGTTATATGTGTTTGAAAAACCCAAAGCTGACCGCACTGAGTATACAGAAGCTGAATTTGCAGATATTGGGGATCAAATTCGCCAAACCTTAGAACCCCTAGTGATTTCGCTGCGAGACCAAGGAAAAGCGATGCGTATTGGGGTTAATCATGGGTCATTGGCCGAGCGGATGCTGTTTACCTATGGGGATACGCCAGAAGGGATGGTGGAATCTGCTCTAGAATTTATCCATATTTGTGAATCTCTAGACTTTTATAATATTGTCATTTCTCTGAAAGCTTCACGAGTCCCGGTGATGTTGGCGGCCTATCGCTTAATGGCCAAGCGGATGGATGAACTGGGAATGAGTTATCCTTTGCACTTGGGAGTGACAGAAGCAGGAGATGGGGAGTATGGCCGGATTAAGTCCACCGCAGGTATTGCGACTCTTCTTGCTGATGGTATTGGGGATACGATTCGAGTTTCTTTGACGGAAGCGCCAGAAAAAGAAATTCCGGTGTGTTATAGCATCCTTCAAGCTCTGGGACTGCGTAAAACGATGGTTGAATATGTGGCCTGTCCCTCCTGTGGGCGGACTCTGTTTAATCTGGAAGAGGTGCTGCATAAAGTCCGGGAAGCGACG
The genomic region above belongs to Roseofilum reptotaenium CS-1145 and contains:
- a CDS encoding DUF3181 family protein, whose protein sequence is MSRNYPTEAIENLAAEIGENVYIDIAKWHLYLNDAHLHTPLAERLYPLLAEDSLEENKVLEILQEITVKLGGGRRQIALLNLMPMQAQLNLMDLLEEFQSNL
- a CDS encoding tyrosine-type recombinase/integrase, yielding MKKLQVVKTATGKFDRVAKTVTLENREGRVWLRWTFGGKRYSLTIPGGITQAAIASAYARANAIAADIALGKFDPSLIAYDPNREARAEQLRLKNQPTIRELWEKYKIKQLKLTSKTTQKSVWVEIDRALDALSSNALKLESLDNLGDEYMKLYAIATCHRHFESLQPAIRLHLPNIKLKPQLPKRVKRPIEWFPPDEVKVILQAFKTDRFSSPFAPVPHSYYYPYVCFLAHTGCRPEEAIALLWSDLFWLRDRAGCEASITKVFSKKVLKPYTKNHLIRNIPISLALQDILEERKKRSGLVFPSPQKKHIDQSNFSSRVWNCVLHSLVAEGEIRKRLRPYCLRHSFVTNIHHEHGVPFPTIAHLIGDKIETVIRFYSGTKPLTTQTFPNLY
- the ispG gene encoding (E)-4-hydroxy-3-methylbut-2-enyl-diphosphate synthase, whose product is MQTLPNPIQTQSPSSPTVSTTIERRKTRPVKVGNITIGGGHPVVVQSMINEDTLDIEGSVAAIRRLHEIGCEIVRVTVPSLAHAKALNDIKQKLNNTYQPVPLVADVHHNGMKIALEVAKHVDKVRINPGLYVFEKPKADRTEYTEAEFADIGDQIRQTLEPLVISLRDQGKAMRIGVNHGSLAERMLFTYGDTPEGMVESALEFIHICESLDFYNIVISLKASRVPVMLAAYRLMAKRMDELGMSYPLHLGVTEAGDGEYGRIKSTAGIATLLADGIGDTIRVSLTEAPEKEIPVCYSILQALGLRKTMVEYVACPSCGRTLFNLEEVLHKVREATNHLTGLDIAVMGCIVNGPGEMADADYGYVGRQPGYISLYRGREEIKKVPEDQGVEELINLIKADGRWVDP